The genomic DNA TGTTGGATTTTGGTTGAACGGAGACTGAGATAGCTTCTGGTTGTGTAGATTGGGTTTCTGTTGATTAGTTGTGTTGTGTGACTGATTGGATAGTTGCAGTTTGAGACATCGTATTGCGAAAATTTTACAGATCTGTAAAAATGAGTTCTCAAAAGATTGGCGGTCTTAAGGTTCCAAAATTCGATAAGGCAAACTACAATCTATGGAAGAAGAGGATGCTTCTTTATCTCAGAGTTGCAGATCACAGATACATTAAGGTCATCGAGAAAGGACCATTTGTATTTGAGATAGAGGATCCAAATGATGATGAGAAGAGAATTCCTAAGAATCCAGATGACTACACTGAGAAGGATATTGAATTGGATAGTCTGGATGCCAAGGTGTAGCACTTGTTGATGGAATCCATGGATGATGACATGAGCCATCAAATTGTTGTGTGTGAAAATGCTAAGCATATGTGGCAAACCATAGAGTTGTTAATGGAAGGAATGGAAGACGTCAGAGAAAACAGACTTGATATTCTGACTACCCAGTACAAGGCATTCAAATATCTCCCAGGCGAAAACATAACTTCAGTCTTTGAAAGATTGAACAAGTTGATAAATGAATTGAGCATCTATGGGAAGAGATATGAACAGAAAGAGATAAACAGGAAATTTATGTTGACATTGCCCACACATCTTATAAGTAAAGGAGATTCAGTTCGTGGGCGCTTGGACTTCAAGACTATGTCTCTGGACAAGTTATATGGGAAGATGAAGACTCATGAAATGGAATTGGAACAGAAAAAGATTATATATGGAAGTGGTGCAGTGGACGTGAAGAATTCTGAGTTACTGAAGATAACTGCTCTTGTAGCTAGTAAACACAAGGACTTGGACATAACTATTGAAAAGCTAAAGACAAATGATCAAGTGCTTTATGATGCTGAAGTTGATGATGGAAATCTCTCTGGAGACCCAAGGGATTATTATACAATGGAAGAGTTGCAAGATATGAAGGATCCCACCATGGCCAACATGGCAGCTATGTTTGGAAACCTGAGAT from Apium graveolens cultivar Ventura chromosome 5, ASM990537v1, whole genome shotgun sequence includes the following:
- the LOC141660989 gene encoding uncharacterized protein LOC141660989, which produces MDDDMSHQIVVCENAKHMWQTIELLMEGMEDVRENRLDILTTQYKAFKYLPGENITSVFERLNKLINELSIYGKRYEQKEINRKFMLTLPTHLISKGDSVRGRLDFKTMSLDKLYGKMKTHEMELEQKKIIYGSGAVDVKNSELLKITALVASKHKDLDITIEKLKTNDQVLYDAEVDDGNLSGDPRDYYTMEELQDMKDPTMANMAAMFGNLRFRRTQAFRGSGSSNRGQKSPSYSDSGYKIGMVDRKNVKCFNCGEMGHFATECRRSQQARDKGKAYQRKDSRGSKKYSVKSYIAEGRSWDDTDDEEE